The Flavobacterium sp. HJ-32-4 genome contains a region encoding:
- a CDS encoding DUF4476 domain-containing protein, whose protein sequence is MKLKITSLFLLFFVSSMALAQMGMGPVGHLTIFSEDGDKFQLYLNGELQNDVPQTNIRIEDLPQPYYSAKVVFADKSLSEITKNNLAIADVDGIYSDVTYKIRRDKNKAGKMKMNFFSMIPVVQGYVPPSNVYVVHYGAPREVVVAPTPGRVSQTTTTTTTQTTGTSIGVGVNVEGVSMGISINDNMGGGAITQTTTTTTHTGSHDGHDHHDAPRGCNGQYCMSGSDFSKALSAVKGQGFDETRLKVAKQVVSANCMNVNQIKQIASEFGFEETKLDFAKFAYDYCVDPRNYFNLNSIFSFSSSVDDLTDYTSSRN, encoded by the coding sequence ATGAAACTGAAAATTACCTCTCTTTTTCTTTTGTTTTTTGTCTCGTCGATGGCGCTCGCACAAATGGGAATGGGCCCCGTTGGGCACCTGACCATTTTTTCGGAAGATGGAGACAAATTCCAGTTGTACCTGAACGGAGAACTTCAAAATGACGTTCCGCAGACCAACATCCGAATTGAAGACCTTCCCCAACCGTACTACAGCGCGAAAGTCGTTTTCGCCGACAAATCCTTATCAGAAATCACCAAGAACAACCTTGCGATTGCTGATGTCGATGGCATCTATTCGGATGTGACCTATAAAATCCGCCGCGACAAAAACAAAGCAGGGAAAATGAAGATGAACTTTTTCTCGATGATTCCGGTCGTGCAAGGCTACGTTCCACCTTCCAATGTATATGTCGTACACTACGGTGCGCCGAGAGAAGTAGTAGTCGCCCCAACACCGGGTCGTGTGAGCCAAACCACTACAACGACCACCACACAAACCACGGGCACCAGTATTGGTGTGGGTGTAAATGTAGAAGGAGTCAGTATGGGCATTTCCATTAACGACAATATGGGCGGTGGCGCCATTACGCAAACCACTACTACGACAACCCATACAGGCTCGCATGACGGACACGACCATCACGATGCCCCACGCGGGTGCAACGGACAATATTGTATGTCAGGAAGCGATTTCTCAAAGGCGCTTTCTGCCGTTAAAGGTCAGGGATTCGACGAAACCCGCCTCAAGGTAGCGAAGCAGGTGGTATCGGCAAACTGTATGAATGTGAACCAAATCAAGCAGATCGCATCGGAATTTGGGTTCGAGGAAACCAAACTCGACTTTGCGAAATTCGCGTATGACTACTGCGTCGACCCACGGAATTACTTCAACCTTAA
- a CDS encoding Omp28-related outer membrane protein gives MYPICRPAIRMAQSEYTIDQSISTTLSADVSLQLIDEAISFRLLNIDGDDLTDEATFYVDGVAIDGHTFTSSLIGTHKVKAVFRDIPSNEIEVRFHDGSEVLFAKNVLIEDYTGTWCGYCPRVAYGIELVKQQTTNVVAVGIHRASSNPADAFYDPYNYNTDELESMIAIPGYPKGLLNRKTLWSYPEPNKVAQVLALTQGENPRVGLAIQSTRTGNNLSIDVKVKTSKNLTNAKLVVYVVENGLIYDQHNYTSYYGGVDLLLNFEHNHVLRSCLTPLLGEAIPDADVRSGRVYTRSFNIPMPSNVANPEKTEIVAFITDATTNAALNVRSAETGEQQTFQEL, from the coding sequence ATGTACCCTATTTGCCGTCCTGCTATCAGGATGGCCCAGTCGGAATATACCATTGACCAATCCATTTCAACCACCTTATCAGCCGACGTTTCGCTGCAGTTGATCGATGAAGCCATTTCGTTCCGGCTTCTCAATATTGACGGCGACGATCTTACCGATGAAGCCACGTTCTATGTGGACGGTGTAGCCATTGACGGACACACCTTCACCTCCTCACTGATCGGAACGCATAAGGTGAAAGCCGTGTTTAGGGACATCCCATCCAATGAAATCGAAGTACGGTTCCATGACGGATCGGAGGTCTTGTTTGCGAAAAACGTGCTGATCGAAGACTACACGGGCACTTGGTGTGGCTATTGTCCGCGGGTGGCGTATGGCATTGAATTGGTAAAACAACAGACGACTAATGTCGTGGCGGTCGGTATCCACCGGGCAAGTTCAAATCCGGCCGACGCGTTTTACGATCCATACAACTACAACACCGACGAACTCGAATCGATGATCGCCATTCCGGGCTATCCAAAAGGATTGTTGAACCGGAAAACACTGTGGAGTTATCCTGAACCGAATAAAGTCGCACAGGTATTGGCCTTGACACAAGGCGAGAACCCACGGGTCGGCCTGGCCATACAGTCAACCCGTACCGGAAATAATCTGAGTATCGACGTTAAAGTCAAAACCAGCAAGAACCTGACGAATGCGAAATTGGTGGTATATGTAGTGGAAAACGGTCTTATTTACGACCAGCACAATTACACCTCGTATTATGGTGGCGTAGACCTCCTGCTGAATTTCGAGCACAACCACGTCCTGCGTTCATGCCTCACCCCGTTGTTGGGTGAAGCCATCCCGGATGCCGATGTGCGGTCCGGCCGGGTATATACACGCTCGTTCAATATCCCAATGCCTTCGAACGTGGCAAACCCTGAAAAAACGGAAATCGTCGCCTTTATTACCGATGCGACCACCAACGCAGCGCTGAATGTGCGATCCGCCGAAACGGGAGAACAGCAAACCTTCCAGGAACTTTAA
- a CDS encoding T9SS type A sorting domain-containing protein, which translates to MKKFFVLGFSLLALALQAQITVTTDGNVITNGQIFTFNTTAIASELPFRVANNTSEPIFLKLKMTNMTNTTGSSVQFCFGVCLYNVSAGLLVPPSFPIEIAPGDITPNGDHFWNSNAGDGINYPIEYTLTFVETTDDGTYVGDLLSFKYQYNPNLSVGTFADLAKLGVQVKQTKVTNAVDVESQEPVMMEVFNLNGQSLRHATINGQQSVDLSGLATGAYLLHFTSKTGAQANIRIIKE; encoded by the coding sequence ATGAAAAAGTTTTTTGTACTTGGGTTTTCCTTACTTGCCCTCGCGTTACAGGCACAGATTACCGTCACTACAGATGGTAACGTGATCACAAACGGCCAAATATTTACCTTCAATACGACGGCGATTGCATCAGAGTTGCCCTTCCGCGTAGCCAACAACACGTCTGAACCGATTTTCCTCAAGCTGAAAATGACGAACATGACAAACACGACCGGCAGCAGCGTGCAGTTCTGTTTCGGTGTGTGTCTGTATAATGTGTCAGCAGGGTTGCTCGTGCCGCCCAGCTTTCCAATTGAAATTGCGCCAGGCGATATTACCCCCAACGGTGACCACTTCTGGAACAGCAATGCAGGCGACGGCATCAATTATCCTATCGAATACACGCTGACCTTTGTTGAGACTACCGACGACGGCACCTACGTAGGCGACCTGCTGTCATTCAAATACCAATACAACCCGAACCTTTCCGTCGGAACATTTGCGGATCTGGCGAAGCTGGGCGTACAGGTAAAGCAGACCAAAGTAACGAATGCTGTGGACGTGGAGAGCCAGGAACCGGTGATGATGGAAGTCTTCAACCTGAACGGACAGTCGCTGCGCCACGCCACCATCAACGGACAACAGTCGGTTGACCTGTCTGGATTGGCGACGGGTGCCTACCTCCTGCACTTTACCTCTAAAACCGGAGCACAGGCGAACATTCGCATTATCAAAGAATAG
- a CDS encoding T9SS type A sorting domain-containing protein, which produces MKKTLLSLLLFSGLAAFAQLPNGSTAPDFTVTDLNGNTHTLSEYLAEGKTVILDISATWCGPCWAYKGSHKLADLYESFGGGGSNEVVVIFVEGDPSTTTEDLYGTGGNTQGNWVDGSPYAIVDSAEIADLYQITYFPTLYRICPAGTTYEFSSSLSLSSLRNNINNNCGALTGVQNHANLTADDLRFCEPTASFSAKMKNYGKNAITSATAVLKENGQVVASAPYSGNALQYQQVVVNFPSTTFNPASNYNIELSAINTVAPFNAAFASQPVSIAMANPTDQTNVEILIYTDNYASEASWTLKNSAGTVVASGGPYSVGPNADGGGGPDANTTLTETATLSLDDCYSFTLSDSYGDGWGYGNTPHGIEVKANGETIFEQAVGNFGTSLAIPAAFKTVANLGTVDNEANAFGIYPNPSSGLFTFTTLEPVRVVVSDLTGKVVFESSTIQNGDTMNLTSLQRGVYLAKVSGSKTEKVEKLVIQ; this is translated from the coding sequence ATGAAGAAAACATTACTCTCGCTTTTGCTGTTTTCCGGACTGGCAGCTTTTGCCCAGTTGCCGAACGGCAGTACGGCACCGGATTTTACGGTGACAGACCTAAATGGAAATACACATACCCTTTCGGAATATCTCGCGGAGGGTAAAACGGTAATCCTCGACATCTCCGCTACCTGGTGCGGTCCGTGTTGGGCGTACAAAGGATCCCACAAACTAGCCGACCTGTATGAATCCTTCGGCGGAGGCGGTTCGAATGAAGTCGTGGTGATTTTTGTGGAAGGAGACCCTTCTACTACAACCGAAGACCTTTACGGCACCGGAGGAAATACCCAGGGTAACTGGGTCGATGGCTCACCTTATGCCATCGTGGACAGTGCGGAAATTGCGGATCTCTATCAGATTACCTACTTCCCTACCCTCTACCGTATTTGCCCTGCCGGAACGACCTATGAATTCTCTTCGTCGTTGTCGTTGTCTTCCCTTCGAAACAACATCAACAATAACTGTGGCGCGTTGACCGGGGTGCAAAACCACGCCAACCTCACAGCCGACGATTTGCGTTTCTGCGAGCCGACAGCTTCGTTCAGTGCGAAAATGAAAAACTACGGTAAAAATGCCATCACTAGTGCCACGGCTGTACTGAAAGAAAATGGACAGGTAGTCGCATCGGCTCCCTATAGCGGCAACGCCCTGCAATACCAGCAGGTGGTCGTAAACTTTCCGTCTACGACCTTCAACCCGGCCTCAAACTACAACATTGAATTGAGCGCCATCAATACGGTTGCCCCTTTCAACGCCGCGTTTGCCAGCCAACCGGTGTCCATCGCCATGGCCAATCCGACAGACCAAACGAATGTCGAAATTCTGATCTACACAGATAACTACGCAAGTGAAGCATCATGGACGTTGAAAAACAGCGCCGGCACTGTGGTGGCATCTGGTGGTCCTTATTCCGTTGGCCCAAATGCTGACGGCGGCGGCGGACCTGATGCCAACACGACCCTCACGGAGACCGCTACCCTGAGCCTCGACGATTGTTACAGTTTCACCCTGTCTGACTCCTACGGTGACGGATGGGGCTATGGCAACACACCACACGGAATTGAAGTGAAAGCGAATGGTGAAACGATTTTTGAGCAGGCCGTTGGAAATTTCGGCACTTCGTTAGCCATTCCGGCGGCGTTCAAAACGGTTGCCAACCTGGGCACCGTTGACAACGAAGCAAATGCCTTCGGTATTTACCCGAACCCTTCTTCCGGATTGTTTACCTTTACGACACTTGAACCGGTTCGCGTGGTAGTGTCTGACCTTACCGGAAAAGTAGTCTTTGAATCGTCTACGATCCAAAATGGCGATACGATGAACCTGACTTCCCTGCAGCGCGGTGTATACCTCGCCAAAGTTTCAGGGTCTAAAACAGAAAAAGTCGAGAAACTGGTTATCCAATAA
- a CDS encoding TlpA disulfide reductase family protein: MKKLLLLLLLASGAAHAQKEMPAVTLKSPDNKSFNVKEDFSEPDKLYVFSFWATWCVPCINELDAIKEKYGDWSKELNFQVVAISIDDSRTQKRVRPLLSGKEWPYAILLDSNQELKRALAVANVPYTVVVKNKKIVYIHNGYSQGAEKELFEKLKTL, from the coding sequence ATGAAAAAACTCCTCCTGCTCCTGTTGCTGGCTTCCGGCGCGGCGCACGCCCAAAAAGAAATGCCGGCTGTCACACTGAAGTCGCCGGATAATAAGTCGTTTAACGTAAAAGAGGACTTTTCCGAGCCCGATAAACTCTATGTCTTTTCATTCTGGGCAACCTGGTGTGTGCCCTGCATTAACGAGCTTGATGCCATCAAGGAAAAGTATGGTGACTGGTCGAAAGAACTGAACTTCCAGGTAGTGGCCATTTCCATCGATGACAGCCGAACCCAAAAGCGGGTACGTCCGTTGTTGTCAGGGAAAGAATGGCCGTATGCCATCCTGCTCGACAGCAACCAGGAACTCAAACGGGCACTGGCCGTGGCGAATGTTCCGTATACGGTTGTCGTGAAAAACAAGAAAATCGTCTACATCCACAATGGGTATAGCCAGGGTGCCGAGAAGGAACTCTTTGAAAAACTGAAGACGCTGTGA